A window from Saprospiraceae bacterium encodes these proteins:
- a CDS encoding HD domain-containing protein → MDYNQFKEAIFIKFANEMPVAYAYHGLHHTQYVLDACERYIDMLNLNDEDSIILRVAALLHDIGLIWSYDDHEEASILYAREILPHWGFKDDPITQICKMVASTKIPQHPTDLLSQILCDADLDYLGTSDFYPIGQTLFKEFLNIGLVKNEYEFDLVQIKFLLSHQYHTEFAKKYREPIKKSHLNSLIAKRHYKVSNSLL, encoded by the coding sequence ATGGATTACAATCAATTTAAAGAGGCTATTTTTATTAAGTTTGCTAATGAAATGCCGGTTGCTTACGCCTACCATGGATTACATCATACTCAATACGTTCTCGATGCCTGTGAACGATATATTGATATGTTGAATCTAAATGATGAAGATAGCATTATACTTCGCGTGGCAGCTTTACTTCATGATATCGGGTTGATATGGAGTTATGATGACCATGAAGAAGCCAGTATTCTTTATGCCAGAGAGATCCTGCCTCATTGGGGATTTAAGGATGACCCTATCACTCAAATATGCAAAATGGTAGCCTCCACAAAGATACCTCAGCATCCTACAGATTTGTTGAGCCAGATACTCTGTGATGCTGATCTGGATTATCTGGGCACTTCAGATTTTTATCCTATCGGACAGACATTATTTAAGGAGTTTTTAAATATTGGTTTGGTAAAAAATGAGTATGAGTTTGATCTGGTCCAAATCAAATTTCTGCTTTCACACCAATATCATACTGAATTTGCTAAAAAGTACAGGGAGCCTATCAAAAAGTCTCATTTAAACAGTCTGATCGCAAAAAGACATTATAAAGTATCAAATTCTTTATTATAA
- a CDS encoding YitT family protein has product MSSKNRIDWVSIFSFSSVVYTVAGVLIALVALKGFLIPNRFMDGGVTSMSIIFYEWLDIDFSYFFIGINLIFIYFGYLRIGKTFAVHSFIAILMLGILSNVVTLPVFTEDKILIAFFGGFLIGLGVGLVIRAGAVIDGLEILADYTNKKSGFSTSEIILFINVSIMLIAALYFGLETAMYSILTYFTAVRTSDYVVDGFEEYTSLTVISREHELIKSILVNDFNKAITVYKGERGYLPGSFEIKNDCDIISTIVTRLEIHRLKKAIETADPTAFFYVQSIKEVAGGVIKKKKKN; this is encoded by the coding sequence ATGTCTTCAAAAAATAGAATTGACTGGGTCTCCATCTTTTCATTTTCATCTGTCGTATATACAGTAGCTGGTGTATTGATAGCTTTGGTTGCATTGAAAGGCTTCCTTATACCCAACAGATTTATGGATGGTGGTGTAACGAGCATGTCCATCATATTTTATGAGTGGCTGGATATAGATTTTAGTTACTTTTTTATTGGCATCAATCTGATTTTTATTTATTTCGGATATCTGAGAATCGGCAAAACATTTGCTGTCCATAGTTTCATCGCCATTTTGATGCTTGGCATCCTATCCAATGTTGTGACGCTTCCTGTTTTTACCGAAGATAAAATACTGATCGCTTTTTTTGGAGGCTTTCTTATAGGATTGGGAGTAGGATTGGTCATCAGAGCCGGCGCGGTCATTGATGGCCTTGAGATACTGGCAGATTATACCAACAAAAAGTCAGGATTTTCTACCAGTGAAATTATACTTTTCATCAATGTCTCTATCATGTTGATTGCGGCCTTATATTTTGGATTGGAAACTGCCATGTATTCTATTCTGACTTACTTCACGGCTGTACGGACTTCAGACTATGTCGTTGATGGTTTTGAAGAATACACTTCTCTTACCGTCATTTCAAGAGAACATGAATTGATTAAATCTATTTTGGTCAATGATTTTAATAAAGCAATCACGGTATATAAAGGCGAAAGAGGGTATCTGCCCGGCTCTTTTGAGATTAAAAATGATTGTGATATCATCTCGACGATTGTCACGAGGCTGGAAATACACCGTCTCAAAAAGGCAATAGAAACGGCCGATCCGACTGCGTTTTTTTATGTTCAAAGTATTAAAGAAGTTGCAGGAGGAGTGATAAAAAAGAAGAAAAAGAACTGA
- a CDS encoding response regulator has product MIKILVVDDEPDLEVLIKQKFRKEIRDHRYDFSFATNGVEALSYLDLNADTDILLSDINMPLMDGLTLLSKINEQNIRIKSVIVSAYGDLQNIRIAMNRGAFDFITKPINFEDLEITIEKTIKQVTQMKMTMEAIKQNNLLKMYVDETVLKYMTSQEFETTLHANEQVEATVAFIDICSFTSISENTSPDTVVKLLNTYFDVMVKEIIAQEGYVDKFIGDAIMAIFKGDYHLDRAIDACLAVRKHINELPAENIENNFRPKVSTGINFGDMISGNIGSVSLKRLDYTVIGDAVNVAQRLQSMAAPDQILISESAYQKVKESFHCKEAGSYQLKNKQHPVNVYEVLE; this is encoded by the coding sequence ATGATTAAAATTTTGGTAGTAGACGATGAGCCCGATCTCGAAGTTTTGATAAAACAAAAGTTCAGAAAAGAAATCAGAGACCACAGATATGATTTTAGTTTTGCAACCAATGGAGTGGAAGCCTTATCATACTTAGATTTGAATGCGGATACAGACATCCTGCTCAGCGACATCAACATGCCCCTTATGGATGGTCTTACTTTGCTTTCTAAAATTAACGAACAAAACATTCGTATAAAATCAGTCATTGTTTCAGCCTACGGAGATTTGCAAAACATAAGGATTGCGATGAATCGTGGCGCATTTGATTTTATAACTAAACCCATTAATTTTGAAGATCTTGAGATAACCATTGAAAAAACTATAAAACAGGTAACACAAATGAAGATGACCATGGAGGCCATCAAACAGAATAACTTACTAAAAATGTATGTGGATGAAACAGTTCTGAAATATATGACAAGTCAGGAGTTTGAAACTACGCTTCATGCTAATGAGCAAGTGGAAGCCACTGTTGCATTTATTGACATTTGTTCATTTACAAGCATCTCCGAAAATACATCACCAGATACAGTGGTCAAGTTACTGAATACTTACTTTGATGTCATGGTCAAGGAGATCATAGCGCAGGAGGGTTATGTAGATAAGTTTATCGGAGACGCTATTATGGCTATTTTTAAAGGTGATTACCATCTTGACAGAGCTATTGATGCCTGCCTTGCCGTCCGAAAACATATCAATGAATTACCTGCTGAAAATATTGAAAACAATTTTAGGCCAAAAGTATCTACAGGTATCAATTTTGGTGATATGATTTCCGGAAATATTGGATCGGTAAGCTTGAAAAGATTGGATTATACCGTCATAGGTGATGCTGTCAATGTCGCTCAAAGACTGCAATCCATGGCCGCACCTGATCAAATATTAATTTCAGAATCGGCATATCAAAAAGTCAAAGAGTCATTTCATTGCAAAGAAGCAGGATCATATCAGCTCAAAAACAAACAGCATCCTGTAAATGTCTATGAAGTGCTGGAATAA